One window of Ailuropoda melanoleuca isolate Jingjing chromosome 3, ASM200744v2, whole genome shotgun sequence genomic DNA carries:
- the PCDH1 gene encoding protocadherin-1 isoform X3 translates to MDSRAGGRRCPEAALLILDPSRMGPLRPSPGPRGQRLLLLALLLLLAASPGHATRVVYKVPEEQPPNTLIGSLAADYGFPDVGHLYKLEVGAPYLRVDGKTGDIFTTETSIDREGLRECQNQLPGEPCILEFEVSITDLVQNGSPRLLEGQIEVQDINDNTPNFASPVITLPIPENTNIGSLFPIPVASDRDAGPNGVASYELQAGPEAQELFGLQVAEDQEGKQPQLIVMGNLDRERWDSYDLTIKVQDGGSPPRASSALLRVTVLDTNDNAPKFERPSYEAELSENSPIGHSVIQVKANDSDQGANAEIDYTFHQAPEVVRRLLRLDRNTGLITVQGPVDREDLSTLRFSVLAKDRGTNPKSARAQVVVTVKDMNDNAPTIEIRGIGLVTHQDGMANISEDVAEETAVALVQVSDRDEGENAAVTCVVANDVPFQLRQASETGSDSKKKYFLQTTTPLDYEKVKDYTIEIVAVDSGNPPLSSTNSLKVQVVDVNDNAPVFTQSVTEVAFPENNKPGEVVAEVTASDADSGSNAELVYSLEPEPAAKGLFTISPDTGEIRVKTSLDREQRDSYELKVVAADRGSPSLQGTATVLVNVLDCNDNDPKFMLSGYNFSVMENMPALSPVGMVTVIDGDKGENARVQLTVEQDNGDFVIQNGTGTILSSLSFDREHQSTYTFQLKAVDGGVPPRSAYVGVTINVLDENDNAPFITAPSNTSHQLLTPQTRLGETVSQVTAEDIDSGVNAELTYSIAGGNPYGLFQIGSHSGAITLEKEIERRHHGLHRLVVKVSDRGKPPRYGTALVHLYVNETLANRTLLETLLGHSLDTPLDIDIAGDPEYERSKQRGNILFGVVAGVVAVALLIALAVLVRYCRQREAKSGYQAGKKETKDLYAPKPSSKASKGNKSKGKKSKSPKPVKPVEDEDEAGLQKSLKFNLMSDAPGDSPRIHLPLNYPPGSPDLGRHYRSNSPLPSIQLQPQSPSASKKHQVVQDLPPANTFVGTGDTTSTGSEQYSDYSYRTNPPKYPSKQLPHRRVTFSATSQAQELQDPSQHSYYDSGLEESETPSSKSSSGPRLGPLALPEDHYERTTPDGSIGEMEHPENEPAGRSRP, encoded by the exons CCCTCCTGATTCTAGATCCTTCCAGGATGGGGCCCCtgaggcccagcccaggccccagggggCAACGGTTGCTGCTGCTGGcgctgctgcttctgctggcgGCATCCCCAGGCCATGCCACTCGGGTGGTGTATAAGGTGCCAGAGGAACAGCCACCCAACACCCTCATTGGGAGCCTCGCAGCTGACTATGGTTTTCCAGATGTGGGCCACCTGTACAAACTAGAGGTAGGCGCCCCATACCTGCGGGTGGATGGCAAGACGGGAGACATCTTCACCACTGAGACCTCTATCGACCGTGAGGGGCTCCGTGAATGCCAGAACCAGCTCCCTGGTGAGCCTTGCATCCTGGAGTTTGAGGTGTCTATTACGGACCTCGTGCAGAATGGCAGTCCCCGGCTGTTAGAGGGCCAGATAGAGGTACAGGACATCAATGACAACACGCCCAACTTCGCCTCTCCAGTCATCACGCTACCCATCCCTGAGAATACCAACATCGGCTCACTCTTCCCCATCCCGGTGGCTTCTGACCGTGATGCTGGCCCTAATGGCGTGGCATCCTATGAGCTGCAGGCCGGGCCTGAGGCCCAGGAGCTATTTGGGCTTCAAGTGGCAGAGGACCAGGAGGGCAAGCAGCCACAGCTCATCGTGATGGGCAACCTGGACCGGGAGCGCTGGGATTCCTATGACCTCACCATCAAGGTGCAGGATGGTGGCAGCCCCCCACGCGCCAGCAGTGCCCTGCTGCGAGTCACTGTGCTTGACACCAATGACAACGCCCCCAAGTTCGAGCGGCCCTCCTACGAGGCTGAACTGTCTGAGAATAGCCCCATCGGACACTCGGTCATCCAG GTGAAGGCCAACGACTCAGACCAAGGTGCCAACGCGGAGATCGACTACACATTCCACCAGGCGCCCGAGGTGGTGAGGCGTCTTCTGCGACTAGACAGGAACACTGGACTTATCACTGTGCAGGGCCCCGTGGATCGTGAGGACCTAAGTACCCTGCGCTTCTCAGTGCTCGCCAAGGACCGAGGCACCAACCCCAAGAGTGCCCGTGCCCAAGTGGTGGTGACGGTGAAGGACATGAACGACAATGCCCCCACCATTGAGATCCGGGGCATAGGGTTGGTGACCCATCAAGACGGGATGGCTAATATCTCAGAGGATGTGGCAGAGGAGACAGCTGTGGCCCTGGTGCAGGTATCTGACCGAGATGAGGGAGAGAATGCAGCTGTCACCTGTGTGGTGGCAAATGATGTGCCCTTTCAGCTACGCCAGGCCAGCGAGACGGGAAGTGACAGCAAAAAGAAGTACTTCCTACAGACCACCACTCCGCTCGACTACGAGAAGGTCAAAGACTACACCATAGAGATTGTGGCTGTGGACTCTGGCAACCCCCCACTCTCCAGCACCAATTCCCTCAAGGTACAGGTGGTGGACGTCAATGACAATGCCCCTGTCTTCACCCAGAGTGTCACTGAGGTCGCCTTCCCAGAAAACAACAAGCCAGGTGAAGTGGTCGCCGAAGTCACGGCCAGCGATGCCGACTCAGGCTCCAATGCGGAGCTGGTTTACTCTCTGGAGCCTGAGCCGGCTGCCAAGGGCCTCTTCACCATCTCACCTGACACTGGGGAGATCCGGGTGAAGACATCCCTTGATCGGGAACAGCGGGACAGTTATGAGTTAAAGGTGGTGGCAGCTGACCGGGGCAGCCCCAGCCTGCAGGGCACAGCCACCGTCCTTGTCAATGTGCTGGACTGCAATGACAATGACCCCAAGTTTATGCTGAGTGGCTACAACTTCTCAGTGATGGAGAACATGCCGGCGCTGAGTCCAGTGGGCATGGTGACTGTCATTGATGGGGACAAAGGGGAGAATGCCCGGGTACAGCTCACGGTGGAGCAAGACAATGGTGACTTTGTTATCCAAAATGGTACGGGCACCATCCTCTCCAGCCTGAGCTTTGATCGGGAGCATCAAAGCACCTATACCTTTCAGCTGAAGGCGGTGGATGGCGGTGTCCCGCCTCGCTCAGCTTATGTCGGCGTCACCATCAATGTGCTAGATGAGAATGACAATGCGCCCTTTATCACCGCCCCTTCCAACACCTCCCACCAGCTGTTGACCCCCCAGACACGTCTTGGTGAGACAGTCAGCCAGGTGACAGCTGAGGACATTGACTCCGGTGTCAATGCTGAGTTGACCTACAGCATCGCTGGTGGCAACCCTTACGGACTCTTCCAGATTGGGTCACATTCAGGTGCCATCACCCTCGAGAAGGAGATTGAGCGGCGCCATCATGGGCTGCACCGTCTGGTGGTGAAAGTCAGTGACCGTGGCAAGCCCCCACGCTATGGCACGGCCTTGGTCCACCTTTATGTCAATGAGACCCTGGCCAACCGCACGCTTTTGGAGACCCTTCTGGGCCACAGCTTGGACACACCCCTAGACATCGACATCGCTGGGGATCCAGAATACGAGCGCTCCAAGCAACGTGGCAACATCCTCTTTGGTGTGGTGGCCGGTGTTGTGGCCGTGGCCTTGCTCATTGCCCTGGCAGTGCTTGTGCGCTACTGCCGGCAGCGGGAGGCCAAGAGTGGCTACCAGGCTGGTAAGAAGGAGACCAAGGACCTGTATGCCCCCAAGCCCAGCAGCAAAGCctccaagggaaacaaaagcaagggCAAGAAGAGCAAGTCCCCGAAGCCCGTGAAGCCAGTGGAAGATGAGGATGAGGCCGGGCTGCAGAAATCCCTCAAGTTCAACCTGATGAGTGATGCCCCCGGAGACAGCCCCCGCATCCACCTGCCCCTCAACTACCCACCGGGCAGCCCTGACCTGGGCCGCCACTACCGCTCTAATTCCCCACTGCCTTCCATCCAGCTGCAGCCCCAGTCACCCTCGGCCTCCAAGAAGCACCAGGTGGTGCAGGACCTGCCACCCGCAAACACATTTGTGGGCACTGGTGACACCACATCCACAGGCTCTGAGCAGTACTCCGACTACAGCTACCGCACCAACCCCCCCAAATACCCCAGCAAGCAG